A single window of Oncorhynchus keta strain PuntledgeMale-10-30-2019 unplaced genomic scaffold, Oket_V2 Un_scaffold_2376_pilon_pilon, whole genome shotgun sequence DNA harbors:
- the tmem267 gene encoding transmembrane protein 267: MRGYHSKLDSSSSAGGTGGSMPLSLAVETEKAQALLQTFSSASLLASTALGAFCVLADHVMQLTLLQQHLWLRAVLDNTVHCLIGLWSWAIVIGLKKKSDFYEVILAGILASVIDLDHFYMAGSLSLKAATSLPHRPPLHCSSLIPVLCFSLRLVLWLGRLKDSWCSLPWLLFISLASHHIRDGVRHGLWVCPFGNTAPISYWLYVSITATLPHLCSVLMYLTGTRDVISTKHGIAIDI, translated from the exons ATGCGAGGGTATCACTCCAAGCTGGACTCATCCTCCTCTGCTGGGGGTACGGGCGGCTCCATGCCCCTGAGCCTGGCCGTGGAGACTGAGAAAGCCCAGGCATTGCTCCAGaccttctcctctgcctccctacTGGCCAGCACTGCGCTGGGGGCCTTCTGTGTGCTGGCTGACCACGTCATGCAGCTGACCCTACTCCAACAGCACCTGTGGCTGCGGGCAGTGCTGGACAACACCGTCCATTGTCTGATAGGCCTCTGGTCCTGGGCTATCGTCATTGGCCTCAAGAAGAAGAGTGACTTCTATGAAGTTATCTTAGCAGGGATACTGGCCTCTGTTATAGACCTGGATCACTTCTATATGGCTGGCTCTCTGTCGCTCAAA GCAGCCACCAGCCTGCCCCACCGCCCCCCCCTCCACTGCTCCTCTCTAATCCCggtcctctgcttctctctgagGCTGGTGCTGTGGCTGGGCAGGCTAAAGGACTCGTGGTGCTCTCTACCCTGGCTGCTGTTTATCTCCCTGGCCTCACACCACATCCGAGACGGGGTCCGCCATGGCCTGTGGGTGTGTCCGTTCGGCAACACGGCCCCCATCTCCTATTGGCTGTATGTGAGCATCACAGCCACCCTGCCACACCTGTGCTCTGTGCTCATGTACCTGACAGGAACTCGAGACGTGATCTCCACCAAGCACGGCATCGCCATTGACATCTGA